From the Luteolibacter sp. Y139 genome, one window contains:
- a CDS encoding sialidase family protein, with product MRFACVLLVFLSAALFAEPVELVTPELRDAIQPQLAVGVAGDIHVVFGKGNAVYHTASADGRKFSAPVKVGELEKLALGRRRGPRVAVSDGLVLVTAISHADGNFHTWTSSDKGQSWQEGESLNSKDGTAGEGMHALASDGRGHVVVAWAAKRAGGMEERDRVSHDGGKTWGPEESVYSSPSGSICPCCVPNVAISSKGQVAVMWRNSLEGSRDLHVAFREGDQPFSPGMKLGDGTWKIEGCPMDGGGLAFSPMGQRFAVWRREKAVYASSYTYREKLLSEDASQPVVAFAGDTPVILWESGGNLMMKQGEEAAEKFAEGGKFASIVGEKNGACIVWEGTRGEGKTLLFERLR from the coding sequence GGCCTTGTTCGCCGAGCCTGTCGAGCTGGTGACGCCCGAGTTGCGGGATGCGATCCAGCCGCAGCTCGCGGTCGGGGTGGCGGGGGACATCCATGTTGTCTTCGGCAAGGGCAATGCGGTGTATCATACGGCCTCGGCGGATGGCCGGAAGTTCTCCGCGCCGGTGAAGGTGGGGGAGCTGGAGAAGCTGGCGCTTGGCAGGCGGCGTGGTCCGCGGGTGGCGGTGAGTGACGGGCTGGTGCTGGTCACCGCTATCTCGCATGCGGATGGGAATTTCCATACGTGGACTTCTTCCGACAAGGGCCAGAGCTGGCAGGAGGGCGAATCGCTCAACTCCAAGGATGGCACTGCGGGGGAAGGCATGCACGCGCTCGCAAGTGACGGCCGTGGCCATGTCGTGGTGGCGTGGGCAGCGAAGCGTGCCGGCGGGATGGAGGAGCGGGACCGCGTTTCCCATGATGGGGGAAAGACGTGGGGGCCGGAAGAGAGTGTCTATAGCTCGCCGAGCGGCAGCATCTGCCCGTGCTGCGTGCCGAACGTGGCGATCTCCTCGAAGGGGCAGGTCGCGGTGATGTGGCGGAATTCGCTGGAGGGGTCGCGCGACCTACACGTGGCGTTCCGCGAGGGTGATCAGCCTTTCTCACCGGGTATGAAGCTTGGCGATGGAACCTGGAAGATCGAGGGCTGCCCGATGGATGGCGGCGGTCTGGCTTTCTCGCCCATGGGGCAACGATTTGCGGTCTGGCGTCGCGAGAAGGCGGTTTATGCCAGCTCTTATACGTACCGGGAGAAGCTTTTGAGCGAGGATGCCAGCCAGCCGGTGGTGGCTTTTGCTGGCGACACGCCGGTCATCCTTTGGGAATCGGGTGGGAACCTGATGATGAAGCAGGGGGAGGAGGCGGCCGAGAAGTTCGCTGAGGGAGGGAAGTTCGCGAGTATCGTCGGCGAGAAGAATGGTGCGTGCATCGTGTGGGAAGGCACGAGGGGGGAGGGGAAGACGCTGCTTTTCGAGAGGCTGCGTTGA